A single region of the Massilia sp. erpn genome encodes:
- a CDS encoding PEP_CTERM-anchored TLD domain-containing protein, whose translation MIFMKKRILMALAGMLVTASADAGLIKGETAILDGNGLAQLEGWLGQGDLTLTNIFSKSPAQNTGLSFHQAVDGKGPTFVLMKATADQGASWKVFGGYNPRSWTTASTFGPATAFVFNLTDGFLWRQVRHEQTFTSIANGPGFGGRDLVVFPDLTRGRTERDAYGDRGGHLNDGRSLFTDKRHGPTYFTIGELEVFALTPQKDPTPGTPIPEPTSLFLLSVGLLALGVNCLKSSRNKLSKKARTFKL comes from the coding sequence ATGATTTTTATGAAAAAAAGAATATTGATGGCTCTTGCTGGCATGCTGGTAACCGCCTCTGCTGATGCAGGTTTGATTAAAGGGGAAACGGCTATTTTGGATGGAAATGGGCTTGCGCAACTCGAAGGGTGGTTGGGGCAGGGAGATCTTACGCTGACCAATATTTTCTCAAAATCGCCCGCCCAAAATACTGGCTTATCCTTCCATCAGGCGGTGGATGGGAAAGGGCCAACCTTTGTGTTAATGAAGGCAACTGCAGATCAAGGAGCAAGCTGGAAAGTCTTCGGTGGTTATAATCCTCGTAGCTGGACCACGGCCAGCACTTTTGGGCCGGCGACAGCTTTTGTCTTTAATTTGACAGATGGCTTTTTATGGCGACAGGTAAGGCATGAGCAAACTTTTACCAGTATTGCTAATGGTCCAGGCTTTGGAGGGCGAGATCTTGTGGTCTTTCCAGATTTGACGCGTGGCAGAACAGAGCGAGATGCTTATGGAGATAGAGGTGGTCATCTTAATGATGGCCGTTCTCTTTTTACTGATAAAAGGCATGGCCCGACCTACTTCACCATCGGCGAATTGGAAGTATTTGCATTGACTCCGCAAAAAGATCCTACTCCAGGTACGCCAATTCCCGAACCAACTTCCTTATTTCTGTTGAGCGTGGGCCTGCTTGCATTAGGAGTGAATTGCTTAAAAAGTAGCAGGAATAAGCTATCTAAGAAAGCTCGT